One genomic region from Octopus bimaculoides isolate UCB-OBI-ISO-001 chromosome 30, ASM119413v2, whole genome shotgun sequence encodes:
- the LOC128251278 gene encoding uncharacterized protein LOC128251278, with amino-acid sequence MNKGAKLRCPITTHVHEKRRYYTVYIKGETTFNIDLGIVTCHDLKLKINASVGNDLDKKVYYADLGTTSMIAFPIDIVHDNTHYLYKINTVSKFKLNVKRVDGRPLTEEDRKNPLKMSINIKGFSYNLSAEIPENGIVEFAFTPPNARNLRSQVIFNGEYESEKYEMQKVVYLIQRYSSSEPLLTRIDDETSKPEFLVIFPAPVTTFFYTVVSCYKVLISKDVQQDAAKSATISFDTDGMIQKAYVVVGYGLHDGFLTTASATVDVKRPTSVSVSWCTLLSVYIHWRRRNGLVVRAADSRT; translated from the exons atgaataagggcgccAAACTTCGATGTCCAATCACCACGCATGTGCACGAGAAAAGGCGTTACTACACTGTTTAT ATCAAAGGAGAGACTACATTCAACATTGACTTGGGTATAGTCACATGTCATGATTTGAAGTTGAAGATTAATGCTTCAGTTGGTAATGATTTGGATAAGAAGGTTTACTATGCTGACTTAGGGACCACCTCTATGATTGCTTTTCCAATTGACATAGTCCATGACAATACTcactatttatataaaattaatacagtGTCAAAGTTTAAG CTGAATGTGAAACGTGTAGATGGACGGCCTCTGActgaagaagacagaaagaaccCTTTGAAAATGTCCATTAACATTAAGGGCTTCAGTTATAATTTATCTGCTGAGATCCCTGAAAATGGCATCGTTGAATTTGCATTTACTCCACCAAATGCTAGAAATTTGCGATCGCAG GTTATTTTCAACGGTGAATATGAATCAGAGAAGTATGAGATGCAAAAGGTAGTTTACTTAATACAACGATACTCAAGCAGTGAGCCTCTCCTGACCAGAATAGATGATGAG ACCAGTAAACCGGAATTCTTGGTGATTTTTCCTGCGCCAGTAACCACATTTTTCTACACT GTTGTGAGCTGTTACAAAGTCCTCATCTCGAAAGATGTCCAACAAGATGCTGCGAAAAGTGCTACAATTTCATTTGATACCGATGGAATGATTCAAAAGGCCTATGTAGTGGTTGGTTATGGTCTTCATGACGGTTTTCTGACTACTGCATCAGCTACAGTTGATGTGAAAAGACCTACAAGTGTATCAGTAAGTTGGTGTACATtattgtctgtatacatacattggcggaggcgcaatggcctagtggttagggcagcagactcgcggacatag